The genomic segment GCTGGCGGCGCGCTGGTGCCTGGAGGAGGCGGGCCTCGCCCCGGAGGACCTCGACGCCGTCGCCTACGGCTTCGACCCCGCCCTCGCGCGCCCGGCCGAGGAGATGGGCCTGTCCGACCCGTGGGACCACCTGCGGATCACGTACGCCCAGCGGGCGCCGGGCTTCCTCGCCACCGCCCTGCCGGGCCTGGACCCGGCGAAGGTGGTCTTCGTCCCCCACCACGTCGCGCACGCCGCCTCCGCCGGGCTGGCGGGGCCCTCGCCGACGAACAGCGTGCTCGTCCTCGACGGGCGCGGTGAGCGCGGCTCCCACCTGGCGGGGCGCTACGTCGACGGCAAGCTCGAGGTGCTGGCCACCACCGAGCTGCCGCACTCCCTGGGCCTGGTCTACGAGTCCCTCACCGACCACCTGGGCTTCCTGCGCTCCTCCGACGAGTTCAAGGTCATGGCGCTGGCCTCCTACGGCACCCCGCGCCACCTGGAGGAGCTGCGCGAGGTCGTGCACGCCACCGGGGACGGGCGCTTCGTCGCCCCGGAGCCGGACTGGTCGCGGTGGGCGCCGCGGCGCAGCCCGGACGCCGAGGACTGGGCGCCGGAGCACGCCGACCTGGCCGCCTCGGTGCAGGCGCTGACGGAGGAGGTGCTCGTGGACCTCGCCACCTGGCTGCACTCCCAGACCGGCGACCGGCTGCTGACCATGGCCGGCGGCACGGCGCTGAACTGCGTGGCGAACACGCGCATCTGGCGCCGCACCCCCTTCGAGGAGGTGTGGGTGCAGCCCGCCGCGGGCGACTCCGGCACGGCCCTCGGGGCGGCGCTGCAGGTCAGCGCCGAGCACGGCCGGGTGCCGGAGCCCATGGGCAGCGCCGCGCTGGGTCGGTCCTGGGGCGAGGAGGAGCTCGCGGCCTGGCTGCGCCGGGCGAAGGTGCCGTTCACCACGCCCGCCGACCTGGCCGGGGAGGTCGCCGACGTCCTGGCCGCCGACGGCGTGATCGCCTGGTTCTGCGGCCGCTCCGAGTTCGGCCCGCGCGCCCTCGGGCACCGCTCGCTGCTGGCCCACCCCGGCCACGCGGCCAACGTCGAGCGCATGAACGACGTCAAGGGCCGCGAGCAGTTCCGGCCCATCGCGCCGATGGTGCTCGCCGAGCGGGCGCCGGAGGTCTTCACCGACGGCCCGTTCCCGAGCCCCTACATGCTCTTCGTGCACGACGTGCGCCCGCAGTGGCGCGAGCGCATCCCCGCCGTGGTGCACGTCGACGGCACCGCGCGCATCCAGACCGTGG from the Quadrisphaera sp. DSM 44207 genome contains:
- a CDS encoding carbamoyltransferase C-terminal domain-containing protein, whose translation is MKVLGINAVFHDSSAALVVDGRVVAAAEEERFSRRKHGKRPVPFSAWELPELAARWCLEEAGLAPEDLDAVAYGFDPALARPAEEMGLSDPWDHLRITYAQRAPGFLATALPGLDPAKVVFVPHHVAHAASAGLAGPSPTNSVLVLDGRGERGSHLAGRYVDGKLEVLATTELPHSLGLVYESLTDHLGFLRSSDEFKVMALASYGTPRHLEELREVVHATGDGRFVAPEPDWSRWAPRRSPDAEDWAPEHADLAASVQALTEEVLVDLATWLHSQTGDRLLTMAGGTALNCVANTRIWRRTPFEEVWVQPAAGDSGTALGAALQVSAEHGRVPEPMGSAALGRSWGEEELAAWLRRAKVPFTTPADLAGEVADVLAADGVIAWFCGRSEFGPRALGHRSLLAHPGHAANVERMNDVKGREQFRPIAPMVLAERAPEVFTDGPFPSPYMLFVHDVRPQWRERIPAVVHVDGTARIQTVDDAADPAVAAVLRAFEARTGLPVLVNTSLNTAGRPMVDDPRDALELFGSAPVDALVLGPHLVRRAHLFAVDGAGE